From a region of the Gossypium raimondii isolate GPD5lz chromosome 10, ASM2569854v1, whole genome shotgun sequence genome:
- the LOC105777115 gene encoding uncharacterized protein LOC105777115, with protein sequence MELHHHFSHQHPLEFIEEHSLNNEKANCSGCGELVSGPSYSCTECEFYLDKKCSEVSSEINHPFHPNHSLKLLASPPYIGSWAICDFCDKRCEQFVYHCSCKLDFHIKCALFSKTIAENKVGELEGVSQKDLLVSSENGSEELEETECFACRKPVLDSPYISFDSRFYLHKKCLDLPIEVNHLFHSQHPLVLQFNSQRLPCQICKTTQPRGLVYCCSPCEFTLHIACVERPTRINHPCHRHHPLILQLNLKSLLCQICRKTQALSPAYYCSACKFGLHVKCVSPEPSIKGEIHEHPFTLFWRLVPFICDACGTSGDCISYICSPCGLIVHESCISLQPIIKRFPRHGHSISHTFILGQYEIKSWKCKICHEEVNSKHGCYCCSDCNYVVHANCAIKAYRWYKIFDDGIEETGELLNNSAFVVIKETRLGENDVIPTEIKHLNHPHKLIFSNDVKDDKYCDGCVLFISTSFYYCAQCDFFLHKSCAELPKKTYDWSHVHQCPLTLNLHADFLCLYCTFEFNNCFSYDCNFCGSDDNINNNIIRNI encoded by the coding sequence ATGGAGCTTCACCACCATTTTAGCCATCAACATCCTTTAGAGTTCATCGAAGAGCACAGCCTTAACAATGAGAAGGCTAATTGTTCAGGATGTGGGGAGCTGGTATCAGGTCCAAGCTATAGTTGTACGGAGTGTGAGTTTTACCTTGACAAGAAATGCTCCGAGGTCTCATCAGAGATAAATCACCCCTTTCATCCCAACCATAGCCTTAAACTTTTAGCAAGTCCACCATACATAGGTTCATGGGCTATTTGTGACTTTTGTGACAAAAGATGTGAGCAATTTGTTTATCATTGTTCATGTAAATTAGACTTTCATATAAAATGTGCTTTGTTTTCAAAAACCATTGCTGAAAATAAGGTCGGGGAGCTTGAAGGTGTTTCTCAAAAAGATCTTTTGGTCTCTTCAGAAAATGGTTCCGAGGAACTTGAAGAAACCGAGTGCTTTGCATGTAGGAAGCCAGTACTAGATTCTCCATACATTTCTTTTGATTCTAGATTTTACTTGCATAAAAAATGTCTTGATCTACCTATTGAAGTCAATCATCTTTTTCATAGCCAACACCCTTTAGTTTTACAATTCAATAGTCAGCGTCTCCCTTGTCAAATTTGCAAAACAACCCAACCTAGGGGACTTGTCTATTGTTGTTCACCTTGTGAGTTTACCCTTCATATTGCATGTGTTGAGCGACCAACTAGAATTAACCACCCTTGTCACCGTCACCATCCTCTTATTCTACAGCTTAATTTGAAATCTCTTCTCTGCCAAATCTGTCGGAAAACACAAGCTTTGTCACCTGCTTATTATTGTTCCGCATGCAAGTTTGGACTTCATGTGAAATGTGTCTCTCCAGAACCTAGTATCAAAGGTGAAATTCATGAACACCCATTCACCTTGTTTTGGAGACTAGTCCCATTCATTTGTGATGCTTGTGGAACAAGCGGAGATTGTATCTCTTATATTTGTTCTCCATGTGGACTTATAGTTCATGAAAGTTGCATTTCATTGCAACCCATCATCAAAAGGTTTCCACGACATGGTCACTCAATTTCCCACACATTCATCCTTGGGCAATATGAGATCAAATCATGGAAATGCAAGATTTGCCATGAGGAGGTGAATTCGAAGCATGGGTGTTACTGTTGTTCTGATTGTAATTATGTTGTCCATGCAAATTGTGCAATAAAGGCTTATAGATGGTACAAGATATTCGACGATGGGATTGAAGAAACGGGTGAATTGCTTAACAATTCAGCCTTTGTTGTTATTAAAGAGACCAGGCTTGGAGAAAATGATGTAATACCCACAGAGATAAAGCATTTAAACCATCctcacaaattaattttcagcaATGATGTTAAGGATGATAAATATTGTGATGGCTGCGTGTTGTTCATCTCGACTTCATTTTACTATTGTGCACAATGTGATTTCTTTCTCCATAAATCATGTGCCGAATTGCCTAAGAAGACGTACGATTGGAGTCATGTGCACCAATGTCCCCTCACTCTTAATTTACATGCTGATTTTTTGTGTCTATATTGTACCTTTGAGTTCAATAATTGTTTCTCCTATGATTGTAATTTTTGCGGAAGCGAcgataatattaataacaatattatcagaaatatttag
- the LOC105777113 gene encoding uncharacterized protein LOC105777113, with product MELHHHFSHQHPLEFIEQHNLKSEKANCSGCGELVSGLSYSCTECEFYLDKKCFEASPEVNHPFHPNHSLKLLANPPYIGSWAICDFCDKRCEQFVYHCSCKLDFHIKCALFSKTIAENKVGELEGVSQKDLLVSSENGSEELEETECFACRKPLLDSPFISFDSRFHLHKKCLDLPIEVNHLIHSQHPLVLQFNSQRLPCQICQITQPRGLVYCCSPCEFTLHIACVERPTTLDLPCHREHSLVLQLNLKSLLCQICHETHDLSPAYYCSACKFGLHVQCVSPAPTIKGEIHEHPFTLFWRQVPFICDACGTSGDCISYICSPCGLIVHEKCISLQPIIKRFPRHGHRISHTFIHRKHEIKSWKCQICYEEVNSKHGCYCCSDCNYIVHTNCGIKDYSWYDIVDDELEETGELLNNSAFVVIRETKLGDNIVIPTEIKHLSHPHNLIFSNDVKDDKYCDGCVLLISTSFYHCAQCDFFLHKSCAELPKKMYNWNHFHQRPLTLDLHAVLFCRRRLFEFNNCFSSACNVCEERYCVHCHQISDNLHVSRA from the coding sequence ATGGAGCTACACCACCATTTTAGCCATCAACATCCATTGGAGTTCATCGAACAGCACAACCTTAAAAGTGAGAAGGCTAATTGCTCAGGATGTGGGGAGCTGGTATCAGGTCTAAGCTATAGTTGTACGGAGTGTGAGTTTTACCTTGACAAGAAATGCTTCGAGGCCTCCCCAGAGGTAAATCATCCGTTTCATCCCAACCATAGCCTTAAACTTTTAGCAAATCCACCATATATAGGTTCATGGGCTATTTGTGATTTTTGTGACAAAAGATGTGAGCAATTTGTTTATCATTGTTCATGTAAATTAGACTTTCATATAAAATGTGCTTTGTTTTCTAAAACCATTGCTGAAAATAAGGTTGGGGAGCTTGAAGGTGTTTCCCAAAAAGATCTACTGGTCTCTTCTGAAAATGGTTCTGAAGAACTTGAAGAAACCGAGTGCTTTGCATGTAGGAAGCCATTACTAGATTCTCCATTCATTTCTTTTGATTCTAGATTTCACTTGCATAAAAAATGTCTTGACCTACCAATTGAAGTCAATCATCTTATTCATAGTCAACACCCTCTTGTTTTACAATTCAATAGTCAGCGTCTCCCTTGTCAAATTTGCCAAATAACCCAACCGAGGGGACTTGTCTATTGTTGTTCACCTTGTGAGTTTACCCTTCATATTGCATGTGTTGAGCGACCAACTACACTTGACCTCCCATGTCACCGTGAGCATTCTCTTGTTTTACAGCTCAATTTGAAATCTCTCCTTTGTCAAATCTGTCATGAGACGCATGATTTGTCACCTGCTTATTATTGTTCCGCATGCAAGTTTGGCCTTCACGTGCAATGTGTATCTCCAGCACCTACTATCAAAGGTGAAATTCATGAACATCCTTTCACCTTGTTTTGGAGACAAGTCCCTTTCATTTGTGACGCATGTGGAACGAGTGGAGATTGTATCTCTTATATTTGTTCTCCATGTGGCCTTATAGTTCATGAAAAGTGCATTTCATTGCAACCCATCATCAAAAGGTTTCCACGACATGGTCACCGAATTTCCCACACATTCATCCATAGGAAACATGAGATCAAATCTTGGAAATGCCAAATTTGCTATGAGGAGGTGAATTCGAAGCATGGATGTTATTGTTGTTCTGATTGTAATTATATTGTCCATACAAATTGTGGAATAAAAGATTACAGCTGGTACGACATAGTCGATGATGAGTTGGAAGAAACAGGTGAGTTGCTTAACAATTCAGCCTTTGTTGTTATTAGAGAGACCAAGCTTGGAGATAATATTGTCATACCCACAGAGATAAAACATTTAAGCCATCCTCACAACTTAATTTTCAGCAATGATGTTAAGGATGATAAATATTGTGATGGCTGCGTGTTACTCATATCGACTTCATTTTACCACTGTGCACAATGTGATTTCTTTCTCCATAAATCATGTGCCGAATTGCCTAAGAAGATGTACAATTGGAATCATTTTCACCAACGTCCCCTCACCCTTGATTTACATGCTGTTCTTTTTTGTCGTCGTCGTCTGTTTGAGTTCAATAATTGTTTCTCCTCTGCTTGTAATGTGTGCGAGGAACGTTACTGTGTTCATTGTCATCAAATTTCGGATAACCTCCACGTGTCAAGGGCATGA